A single Oncorhynchus tshawytscha isolate Ot180627B linkage group LG01, Otsh_v2.0, whole genome shotgun sequence DNA region contains:
- the LOC112214646 gene encoding forkhead box protein A1-B-like, which yields MEDRSSCNNDRERLGIRFTIDYLLYNKDSKCMREEQNIPAVEQTPHSLLEGQSLDILSVRKIIKPGSPEKGPEGEEGSEEENEEEEEIKGEKDEEETTTDSPQDKPSQSYISLISMAILASEEKKLLLCDIYQWIMDNYPYFKSKDKNWRNSVRHNLSLNECFVKAGRSDNGKGHFWAIHPTNFQDFSNGDYHRRRARRRIRRVTGQLPYALHTPYYPLHRPRGVWCWCCPPAHPLSAAHPLSYVSARIYWSWASLQTRRHPSTLRFNSTT from the exons ATGGAGGACAGAAGCAGCTGCAACAATGACCGGGAGCGCTTGGGAATACGCTTCACCATAGACTACCTGCTGTACAACAAGGACAGTAAGTGTATGAGAGAAGAGCAAAATATTCCCGCAGTGGAGCAGACCCCTCATAGCCTACTGGAGGGCCAGAGTCTTGACATCCTCTCAGTGAGGAAAATTATCAAACCTGGGAGCCCTGAGAAGGGgccagagggagaagaggggtcagaggaggagaatgaagaggaggaggagatcaaAGGGGAGAAAGATGAAGAGGAAACCACTACAGACAGCCCACAGGACAAGCCTTCCCAGTCCTACATCTCCCTTATCTCCATGGCCATACTTGCTTCAGAGGAGAAGAAGCTCTTGCTGTGTGACATCTACCAGTGGATCATGGATAACTACCCCTACTTCAAGAGCAAG GATAAGAACTGGAGGAACAGCGTCAGACACAACCTGTCCCTGAACGAGTGCTTTGTGAAGGCTGGTCGGAGTGACAATGGTAAAGGCCATTTCTGGGCCATCCACCCTACTAACTTCCAGGACTTCTCCAATGGGGACTACCATCGCCGCCGGGCTCGCCGCAGGATCCGCAGAGTAACAGGACAGCTCCCCTACGCCCTGCACACACCCTATTACCCCCTCCATAGGCCCAGGGGGGTGTGGTGCTGGTGCTGTCCCCCAGCCCACCCTCTCTCCGCAGCCCACCCTCTGTCCTACGTCTCAGCCAGGATCTATTGGAGCTGGGCCAGCCTGCAGACCAGACGACACCCATCCACGCTCCGGTTCAATAGCACCACATAG